ATCATCACAATAACTTaataacaaaaagaaacttactgtagatgctcttcattgattttTGAAGTCAGTGCTACTTCTCTTCCAGTATTGTCATCCTTGAAGACATAGTTCTTCATTCACCAACAGAATTTCCATCTGAGTCTTTGCTTGTTCACTCCCCATGGATTTTgttttccttctcatctccagaTTTTACAGCAATTGTCTCTTTTCTTAGGGAATGTTTCCACTCTGGCACATCTCATATAGATTTCACCCTTCCCAATCTGGATCTACGCTGGATCATAGGTACGCACATAATCACTTCATCCTGAATCTAATCTTAATGCCATACCAAATCATATGCGCACCCATGATCCCCCTCTGCAGTTACACTACATCTCTCCCCCCCGTCAGCTGTTCTTGACTTCAGTTCCACTTAATTGCTTCTGCATTGATGCTGCAACCATTTTCTCAGATGTCAAATATCACAAACTTTAACAGCTTTTGATTTCAAATACCTTTTCAGATCTCTTCCCCTGTTCACTTTCCTCTGACTCCATCTCTCCCGCTACCCCACCACCCATCTCGGTCTATAATTCACACTGAGGTTCATTATCTCTCAGACTGACAgactgagcatgcccacaacagcCCAGCATTTCACAACTTTTATGTTCCTTTGTCCCACAGGCCAGCTTTTCACAACTTTATGTTTATGGAACCATAGAAAAGCACAGCCcagaaacagcccttcagcccatcctagtgcatgccaaaccatttaaactgcctactcccatcgtaaacacaaaatactctgcagatgctggggtcaaaacaatACTcacacctgatgaagggttccggctcgaaatgttgactgatcatttctgcggatgctgcccgacctgctgagttcctctagcgtagTGTGAGtgttgcctactcccatcgacctgcatcgggaccctagccctccatacccctaccatccctgtacctattgaaactttGCTGAAGCATTAAAATTGAGCCTGTATGCGctacttgtgctgacagctcgttccacattctcaccaccctctgagtgaatacatttcccctcatgttccccttaaacattttacctttcacccttaacccatgacctttagttctagcttcatccaacctcagcggaaaaccCCCAGtaattaaccctatctatacccctcataattttgtatacctccatcaattCCTCCTTCGTCCCAAGGCTCAGCATTTCACGGCTTCTTTGCTCATACTTTTACTCCCtagcttttttttttcatttctctcCTGGTTAGCCAATGATTGAAATACCTCTATAACTTATCCCTATGCCAAGCCCGTCAAAGTTTTTTACTAATTCCGTAGATCTTTCCTCCCATTCTCTCTGAAACTTATAATTAATGTGTTTTCCCTCTTCCACAGTTCTGATCAAGGGGTtgagcccaaaacattaactcttgtttctctttccacagacctgctgagcatttctgaTGCTTTCTATTTCTACGTCTCCACTGGAGGTCAGTGTACATTGAGAATTTAACCATTAGCAATCCATCGCTCTGCGTTGAATTCTTGTGTAATGGAATAAAAACAATTCTTTAGTCAAATTAGAGAATTAATCCAAAAATATGTTCTTTTGAGATAAAAGCCAATTGAATATAATAGATGCTGCTGATGATTGACATTATTTACATATTTTCGAGTTCAATCCCAAAACCATTTCTCCAAACTGGAGAGGCTTTTATATTCTTTATGTTGCTGAATATGTTCACAGACAGAACAGGCATGCTCATCCCAGAAGCGAGTCATCCTCACTGTATAATATTTTCTCCATTTGAAATAGTTCATGTATAAATCTTTGTTGCCATCCAGCATGTGAAGGTATTCGGCCAGCTCTTTTGGTGACAGGAAGTCATCCACATGAATGAAGGAATCGGCTGGAATATAATTTTCATAGTTTTCCCTGGGTGGGCCCAGGACCACAGGGACGCTCCCTGCAAGAAGAGCATTGTAGAGTTTTTCAGTGATGTAATCTTCATGTATCGAGTTTTCAAAGGAAAGGTAGAACTTGCATTTGGATATTGTTGGGATAAAATCAATATTGCTCAGATATTCTCCAAAAGCTTGACCGTATGTGTTGATTTCAACATACTTGTAGAGTTCATTGTAATACCTGACTCTGGCATGTTCAGAGTTCCAGTTGCTAACAATCCAACATACTAGACTGTTTTTACCTGGCAATTCAAAGGCCAGCGGAACTTTATTAATTGATAGTGATCCATAAGGCACAGGGATATCTGAGTCCCTTCGATAGGTCAATGTCAGATTGAAGAGTCGGTCAAGCTCAGTCTTCTTTGGAGTGTGAGTAGGTGACTCCAGATTCATCCAAACCCACTTCTGGAATATTGGCCGAGGCTGTGTGGGCAGGTTGGACAAATCTGCATTGATGTCCCGGTGATGGATAAGGACAGCGTGGGATTTGTTATACAGGTTCTTATCCACCGTCAAGCGACAGTCACGGATGTTGAACTCTGATTCGCAAGAATTGAGCTCAAATGTCTGACCGAAGGGCCACAGCCAAATGAGCACAATAGTTGCATTGTCCTCTTGTTGTGAAGCAAAGATATTTTTCATGCGTAGAACAGAGGTGGCAGATTCCATGGGAGCATATATCCAGCTGTTAGATGGTTTAACATAGAGTAACAACAAAGTTACCAGGCAGCCCAAAATGATGATGGAAATTAACAAGGTATGTAAAATTCCTTTATGAGTTGACATCATAATGTGTCCTATAAAAGGAAAGAACAAGGACCATTAGGATCCTAGGAACATAGTTTCTCAAATGCTAAAAATGCAACAAGTTTAAGATCAAGATCAAAGTGCCAGATAAGAATGCCAACAATCCtgaaagaagaccataagatcatacaACCATAACCAtaagagctgaattaggccattcagcccatcaagtctgctgcgctATTTCACCATGTCTGATCTCAGATTCCCTTCAATCCCATATACATGCTCTCTCACCatctcccttgatgccctgaccagtctggaatctatcaacttccactttgaatatacccaatggacttgacctccactgcaatccacagattcaccactccttggctaaaaaaaattcctccttacttgggttctaaaaggtcgcccctcaattttgaggctgtgccctctagttctaggtacccccatcataggaaacatcctctccacatccaccttatctagtcctcaacattctgtaggtttcaatgaaatcctcatgcattcttctaaattccagtgagtacaggctcaaagctgccaaatgcttcttatatgttaaccccataagaccataaggtctaggagcaaaattaggccatttaccTCATTGAATATGCTtggccattacatcatggctgatccgttttcctttcagccccaacctcctgccttctccccacattccttcatgccctgactaatcaagaatcaacctttgccttaaagatacccaaagacctggcctccacagctacctgtggcaacgaattccacagattcaccgtcctctgtctcctcatctccattttaaatagatgcccctctattctgaggctgtgcccttagtCCTCGACTCCTCCATCATAGGAAAAATCCTAGAAAGGAATGTTGAAAGAATATCATTTTCTCACACAGCCTGAACTTACTGCTGAGCTTCTTATAAAACAAACTTGAATTGGAATtggcatttgtttattattgtcatgcactgagatacagagaaaagcttgtcCTACATACTGTTCATAGAGGTCAAATCACTACACAGCACAATGTAGAACAATGTAAAACAGTAGCAGAATGCAGATTAAAGTGCAACAGCTGCAGAATAGCCGTTCAGGCAGACAGTGTGGTGCATGATCATAACTaggtagattttgaggtcaagaactcatcttatttaattttttttttgctaattcTCGGGGTTGCATTTGGTGgcgtatatatattttgataatgaatttactttgaactttgaaaatggatCTCAAGTTAGTATAGAGTAACACACACTCTGGTCAAtttatcagccaatcacgtggcagcaactcaatgcataaaagcatgcaaacatggtcaagaggttcagttgttgttcagaccaaacatcagaatgcggaagatctaagtgactttgaccgtggaatgattgttggatccagagagggtggtttgagtatctcagaaactgtagaactcctgggactttcacacaccacagtctctagagtttaaagaTTATGGTAccagaaacaaacaaaaaaagcgagtgagcagcagttctgtgggcaaaaacacctcgttaatgagagaggtcagaggagaatggccagactggatggtgacagtaactcagataaccacacatttcAACAGTGGTGAGCAGGAGAACTtttctgaatgcataacatgttGATCTTTGAGGTGGAATGGCTACAACAgtggaagaccacaccaggtcCACTCCTGTACTGAGTGTATCTATAatttaataataagtttactttgacctTGAAAGTAGAAAGATTCTAGTTTGTTGACAACATTTATTTTCTGGTTTAAAGCAGCCATTTCCCTTCATCTTCTAATTCTTAACCCAATACTCATTCTTAGAGGGCCCCAAGTCCAACGTGTTTGATCTTATCCCCTAGTCATCCTAAACTCATTTTTGGTCACTGCTCCCCTTTGCCTCTTGACCCCATCCCAGGAAACTCTCAGCTGTCCAAAATGTCCTGATTACCGTGTGTTTCCATGAAAATCATGACGTTGCAGGGAAAGGCTCTAAATATTGAGGACTGCTCCTGTGGGaaatctgaaattctgaaatcaccTTGAGCTGTAagcagcagtgtttgggagagttgtagaacagagggatctagaaataatggtgcatagttccctgaaggtggaatctcatgtggatagggtggtgaagaaagcttttggtatgctggcctttattaatcagagcattgagtataggaggtgggatgtaatgttgaaattgtacaaggcattggtgaggccaaatttggagtattgtgtacagttctggtcaccaaattataggaaagatgtcaacaaaatagagagagtacagagaaggtttactagaatgttacctgggtttcatcacctaagttacagataaaggttgaacaagttgggcctttattctttggagtgtaaaatgttgagaggggacttgatagaggtatttaaaattatgagagggatagatagagttgacgtggataggctttttccattgagagtgggggagattcaaacaagaggatatgagttgatagttaaagggcaaaagtttaggagtaacatgagggggaacttctttactcagagagtggtggctgtgtggaacgagcttccagcagaagtggttggagCAGGTtggatgttgtcgtttaaagttaaactggacagctatatggacaggaaaggaatggagggttatgggctgagtgcaggtcggtggga
The sequence above is drawn from the Mobula hypostoma chromosome 2, sMobHyp1.1, whole genome shotgun sequence genome and encodes:
- the LOC134337824 gene encoding 4-galactosyl-N-acetylglucosaminide 3-alpha-L-fucosyltransferase 9-like — its product is MMSTHKGILHTLLISIIILGCLVTLLLLYVKPSNSWIYAPMESATSVLRMKNIFASQQEDNATIVLIWLWPFGQTFELNSCESEFNIRDCRLTVDKNLYNKSHAVLIHHRDINADLSNLPTQPRPIFQKWVWMNLESPTHTPKKTELDRLFNLTLTYRRDSDIPVPYGSLSINKVPLAFELPGKNSLVCWIVSNWNSEHARVRYYNELYKYVEINTYGQAFGEYLSNIDFIPTISKCKFYLSFENSIHEDYITEKLYNALLAGSVPVVLGPPRENYENYIPADSFIHVDDFLSPKELAEYLHMLDGNKDLYMNYFKWRKYYTVRMTRFWDEHACSVCEHIQQHKEYKSLSSLEKWFWD